The sequence below is a genomic window from Theobroma cacao cultivar B97-61/B2 chromosome 6, Criollo_cocoa_genome_V2, whole genome shotgun sequence.
AGTGATCCCATGCCTTAAAGCTCCGGACCACACCTTCTGGTCTGTATTGGTATAACAAGTGATAAATTCCTTTGTGAATCATGGGTCCCGCATTGATATGTAATGTATGCCAAATAAACgaactttttttcttcttgccGAATAACACTACCATGTTAGGCAAATAATTCAAAACTGGCTATCCCAAAAAAAGAGTCAACAGTGCCACCATTTGTCCATTAATCTATGCTCACCACATAAAGGagggagagagaagaaaaagttagAAATACAAACAAGCAGAGCAGCAAGAGACCACAAAATTCACGATGTACATTAattcataacaaaaaaaaaaaaggaactgAAGGGGTAATGAATACCATAAATCCAATTTTTGAGAGGCAGGAAATGATAGGCACTTGTCTATGGTTGATTTGTAGGAACAGTAGATTCAAGAGTTTTAAGTCCCTCGTGGACATGAGATGAAGCTTTTATCTCCACACAACACCATGGTTAACAAAGTGAGAAAAGAACCAAAAGAGCTGACCATGTTTCCCTTTGTGGGGATGAAAAGAGAAGagtctatttctttttttcttttggctaTATGCATtcattctatatatttttctttaacttgAGTTTGAGTTATATGTTTTGAAAGGCAAAAGTCAATTTCTTTAATAAAGACGAAAAGCAAAAGCATATGAGCAAAGAAGCAAGTTGCTATGCATAGTAGAACACGTAAACCAGTAAGCAGGAAATAATCTTCCAACTCTGCAGCAGCAACACAAATTAACTATTTCAAAAGCAGAAAATCCTGAGTTCTAGTTGATTTGGCAAGACCATATGCAATATCATTGATGACCCGAGGCATAGGAGAGAAATCTGCCAACCTGAGAGCTTCAATATGCAAGGTGAATTGCTTCAATCGCGAAGGAGTTCTTTGTGGAAGTTCATAAATGGCAGGATTTCTTTGTTTATTAGAAAGTAATAATGGTAACTTAATTTGTAGGCTTTTTGGAACATCTGTTTTTTGGTCAAGTGGTGATTATTAACATGGAATCAGATGACAGTTTTCTAATATTACACCTAGGCTAAACAAGTATATACTGTAAGATATAGATATGGGTGCTTGCTTCAAAttgataaatgaaaaaaaaaacccaacaaATTAACATTCCATGTATATATCAGAACCAGTTTGCAAGAAAGGAGCAACAAGGGCATGTTCAAGCCAGGTTGAATTCTAGCTCTGTAGTCTGCACCTCCCAAGGCATGCTTGGCCTTGTTAATAGCCGCCTAGTCTACAAAAGGATGCTTAGTCGGTTTTCTCTTTACGTGTTCAATGATCGTGCTTGCTTTTCACAAGTCCttattctcaatttttttgagTGCAATGCACTGTCATTAGCACATTGCTCGTCATCATTAATTAAAGCAGTACTATTCCCCAACAAATATGAGCCATATGTGAAAACTATTGTTTGCCGCCTCGCTTATAGCAGCAGCCATGTAGCTTGAAGGGCCATCATCACCTTTGCCTCGTTTGAGTTTTTGAAATACCACTAGttctttccttcttccttCATTTAGTGCATCATCAAAGTTGAACTGCTACACATTTCCATTTGCTGCTGGCTACTCCAGAAGATTAATTCAGCACAATTATTGTAGATAAATCCCTGTCAAATCCACTTAATGCttgaattaaatgataattggGTTAAGATGTGTAACACTTATAAATGTTGTATTATACCAATTGGAGGGCATCCAAATCCAATACAATGCAATTGAAATTTGTTTGAATAACTTGATCTACGGTCGaattattagttttatttcattatcCTAAGAGATGAAATACAAAGCTTAATTGAATCTATAACATATAGCGTAAGGTAATCATAAAaattgagcaaaaaaaaaaaagggtaataataaaaatgtgaGGTGAATAACATAAATATGTAGTTACAGTAGAAATGGTTTGCTTGGGATAACATCAATGGGTTTCTCTCTAGCTATCTTTTTATTGCAACAATGAATCCATGATTAAAATGTCGTTTGCTATTCTCGGATCTTCATCCTCTGTATCTTTTGACCTAATCTTTCAAATTGAGTTTGGCTTTCTTCATGCTCCAAGCATTCAACTCTGCAATCTTCACGGCCTCGCTCCCATTATTGAAAACGTACAAGTGGGCAGCGTTGTTAATTGCCAAGGTGGGATAAACTCTAGCTGTGATGCAAGCTTTGCCACCTCCACCAAAGCTCTCCACTATGGAATGATCTATCTGCAAAAGAAGGATGATTTGAAGTGTGTAAGAGACAAAAACTTATCCAAAATGAAAGACTCATTTGATCtcaaattatttccaaatccTGAAACTTTGGGATggtaaaagaaaactttttcTCAATGATGTCTGAATTTTTCCACTTGATGATAGTGGGCCTGCTGCCCTACACGCGATGGCTCTTTCGCTATCAACGGAGATACAAGACATACGTAATTGTCAAAAAGAAGCAAAGCTGTGTATGGTGAAGAAATGGAACCAAGTagcaacttctttttcttgaaaagtttAACCTCCTAATCTGATCAAATTTTATACGTATGAGAACTAAAATGAAATCCCATCGGTTGGACGAAAGAGTTTAGGTAATTGGATAAGACTGCAAAATGTTCAATTAACCTTTTGGAAAGCTGGATTTCCACATCATGCTCGCTTCTAGTAAAGTTACTGAGCAGGGGTACTTGGTTGACTCTGAACCTTCAAAAAGTAAACTATATTTTTGATTCCATATATTATCTAAATCAACTCACCAAGCTCCTCAATGACAAGTATTGATGCTCAGGGTCCACATCCAGGAAAGCCCCATATGTGGTCTTGTCGTTATCTTCATTTAGGGAGGACCTGTCGACAAAAGCACACAAAGAGCTGAAGAATTTTGTCCTTTTGggagaaaattgaaaaggtTTGAAGAATTTTAAGTGTGTTAAGGGGAAGACCTGCTTTGGTCGCTGCACATTAGCACCACATATTTGTTCTGGCCTTTGAATATTCTGAAGAACACCGCCGTGTTCTCTTTTAGGCCCTCTGAAGCCAAAACCAGCAACCCGAATGGACCAAGACCACCTTTAACTGACGCACCCTGTTGGCTGCATAGGAGCTGTGGATTGGTCCAGCTTGGTTTCAACACTTCAGCTTTCTCAAAGTCAGTTACCTTAAATGAGATGTCAACGTCTGCCTGCACAAGAggaattaaaaagaataatcaaataagTGGGAGAAGTATGTCAAATTGCCATATGATTTACATGTTGACTCTAAAATTCTTCATGCGCGGGGCACGTAGCAAAAACCCAGTGCCTGGTTTTGCCAGCAATGGATGAATTGCTCATCAATTGATTAAGATAAAGAAGAATAAACAACCAACTTACCTGTGCAGCAGTGACACCGGAAACTTCAATTTCTGATCCTCCCTTGAGCAATTTGCTAGGCAAGCGCAAGTGGTTTGAACGTAGCTTCTGTATTTCCACTATTGGCCATTGTACCAATTGTTTTCCAGATTTGGACAGCCAAAGTTTCCTAGGAATTGCCTGCAAAATGAGACCATAATGGTGATTTGAACAGACTTTGCAGCTGTCAAGAAACAAATCTTCGTGTCTTGATTAAACCATCAAACCAAACTTGCTATTTTCAAGTGTAAATTAAATAGTAATCTAATCAAGTTTTTGACTAGTTAAGGTTGGACTTGGCCCTTTGCTCGGCATCTTATATTTTGGTTGGAACTTTCGACTTAAGTTACTTAATAAACAATCAATAATTAGATGGAAATGTACCTGAACTCCTGCCCATCCTTTCTTAACATCATCATGGACACTTGATGATTCATTAATCCAACCCCATAAGATTCTCCGGTGCTTGGCAGTGTCAAAGAAAGTCTTAGAAGCATAAAATTTGCCATAATCATATCTCAAGCCTGAATCACTCTCCACAGATCCCTTGTCTGGTGTATAGATGTCCTTGACAGTATCATATGAGCCAAGAGTATAATATTCATGCTTGGTATCATCTAAGCTGACCTTAAGCACATGCTTGACAAAAGGACCATTAACAGAAGTATCAACACCATTTTGGCCACGAACTGAAACAGGGAAAAAGTCAGGGCATTCCCACATTCCAGTGTCCTTAGCAGAATGCAGAGGGCTTTGGGCTTGAATCCAGTGGACAAAATCTTCGCTTTTGTAAAGGATAGCAAGGCCCTGGCGATGAATTTTGCTTCCAATGATCAACCTCCATTTCTTGTCAGGGCCTAACCAGGCTGTGGTTGGATCTCTgaatgaacttgcattaaTCTGATTCTGAGCAGTGGGTTGCATTAAAGGATTTTTTGATGACTTAATCCATTCCCTAAGGTAAGGGTCGGATAAATTCTTGGGCATCGCCAGATTCTGGACTTGCTTGTCTTGGGGGTCAATTCCAGTATACAGAATAGCTGGCTTGCCACCAGGGAGGATTGTGGCTGAACCAGACCAGCAACCATTGATATCAGATGGCTGGGATGGATAGATGGCAGGATCATGAGGGGTCCAATTCACAAGATCTTTTGATGTAGAGTGAGCCCAGACAATGTTGCCCCACACAGCGCCTTTTGGATTGTATTGGTAGAACAGGTGGTAAAGTCCCTTGTAAACCATGGGTCCTGTAAATTAGCAGTAAGTTTAGGCATTTTTGTTATTCAACAATATCATAGAAATCTAGGATTAGAATTCAGCTTGTCTggtttcctttttattttttaatctaagaaTAATTCCCAGAACAAAGGATGTGCTTGAGGACAAAAAATCAAGGAgcaaaaaacaagaaacagGAAGAGGAACTTACCATTAGGATCTGTTCATCCAGAGGTAGTCATTTGTCCATTCCAAAGTCAGAGCACATCAAATGATAAGAAAACGAGGAAACAAGAAGACACATAATTAGAGATACAAAAATGAACTTTAGCAGGAGATAATAAAGTTAATACAGATAACAtaagaaagcaaagaaaagcaaaaaaaaagaaatggaaagtTCAAAAGGCACCTGAGAGATTATAATTAGGTGAAGGAATATATACCATTTATCCAATTCTTGGGAGGCTGAAAATGATAGCCAGTTCTGTAAGGTTGATTTGCAGATGCAGTAGATTGGTCAGTTTGAAGGTTCTTGTAAACATGGTGTGAAGCTTCAAGTTCCACAACTCCATGGCCAAACAAGAGAGCAAAGAACAAACAGAAGCCAACGAAAGAGTGAGCCATGTTTAGCATAGCTGGGGATGGATGAGAACTGAAGGCTGAACCTATCAAAGGCGTATATTTATAGGAAGAGAAAATGCTTCCTTTGGCAGGATATGAACAATGAAGTGAATAAAAATGAGAATTCAAAGCTGTCATCAAAGTCTTTGGGTGAGAAACGACACAGAAGTTGCTGACATTTCCACTGCGTTTTCCGTTCAAAGTGAAAAGTCAAGTTGAGACAACAACATTACGTggaaatttatttatctctatATTCTTCTCCCCTTTTTGGTTTTCCATTGTTTTATCACTCTCTGCATACTGTATTACAGGTTGACTTTTATTCGTACAAGGAATCAGAGGGTTTGGTTAAAAGGATGCAATTCAAACACATTATCAAATTGGCTAACGCATTATCTAAAACtagtgagaaaataaaattgagcTTATGTCGGCCTAAAGGCTGGCTTAGCTTGCTAAATATGATTATACAAATGGAGTAAATTATGGGTTAATCTAATCCTACTGCATAAACGAAAACAACATTATATGAAAATCTAAAGATACTCAAAGTAGCCTTGGCCTGATGCAACTTAGCCATCCCCTCAACTTCAGAAAAATGCAGTTATCAAAAGATTCAAAGCTCTACTCCGGAGTTTAAGCTGATGCTTCCTTAATCGTTGAAGACTTTTTTTATTAGgaaagtttatccaatttccaagtgaaaaaataaaaaaaaaactggaAAAAAACGTGTTGAAATTGGGATCAATTTGCACCTGAAAACTTGGCTAAGCATTAGGTGCATTGAATCCTCCCTTAAAGGATCAATTTACATATTGAAAGATGGTTTGATTCTTACGTTCTTTTCTTCTGTGACTGACAAAGTTAATTTCatacaaaagaaaagtaataGTACTAGCTCTTACTATAAGACTAAACTTAAGTTAATTATTATCATCCAACTTAactatattaaatttaatgattatGATTTAGCAACAGGTCATATATGTCAGTTAACAAATAActagtattttattttcttgataaGGCCTAGTTAACGGACAAAGCACCTAAGTCTTTGGCTTCACTTCTACCAATACCATTGCTTATACATATTGATTTGTTTATGTGCACTTTTGGAATTAATCTGTCAGGTTTTGACTACTAAATATAATTCTATGTTTTGGGTACCGACCATTGagtttgtttttccttctttctttgccTAGGATTGCAGTTTTCCCATTGGGTTTTCTAAAGCAAATTTTGCTTCTCGTAGATCTCGAGTCATGAGCTGATAAAAGTCCACCATCCACCCATGGATTCAATTCTTGGGATCTGTCTACGTCTACCCTTCTGCAAGTTATTTATTCTTGGCCAACGGCTCCATAACACGAGATACCCCGCCACAGATAGCTagtacaattattttttttcaccGGCAAATTCAAAACAACATGTACaattatttatgatttatCTATAATATTAATGTCCTACATCTAAGGATGGATAGATATTCATATTCTATATTGCTAgtatatttattattacttGATACATAGCCTCAACCCCTCTACAAATAAGCCGACCAATTGGATCTTAAATTATGTTAAAAAACAACAAGTATTAAGAAcattatatagtatatattatatgttcaaaaatttgtaaagTCCTCAAAAAATAGATTAAAGATATGAGAACGACGAATTAATACTTCTGGATCAATCCAACcggtaaaaaaaaatgaaaatattttgttagtATTATGCTAtctttatattcaaataaagaataaagttAAATACATAGGGTAAGAAGCACAAATAGagattaaatgatttttgttcGGTACCtacctcttctttttttaaagaaagtttatttttcaatattgaagttacaacaagattttttttaatgaaaaaaaatatttttaatcagttaatttaatttagaTATCAGGTGAataaaacttataatatatgaaataatcagtaataaatttcatcattACTTGAAATCTTGTAAAGAAGTAACacaatatgaattttgttttcgaaagaaataaaaaattcaaatacaattttttttggggaataaaaaatacatatattcTTGATATGTGAGTCAAATGTGGCATTATGTGGAAATTGAACAGATAAGGATTTGGATTTCCAAATCTATGAAATGCTTTTCATGGCTTTTTGTTTCTCATGATGATCATGCATAAAATAGGTAAAATGGAAAAGTGTTGGGAAGGCACTTGATAGTCCGTGCCCCAAGCATTTTTTAGTGGTATTCCACGTGCTAAATACACATGGAAAAGTCcactgaatttttttttttatttccccAAGCATACTGTTgcttttcaattaaaataatcatttttatcgtcaatttcttttttttttttatctcatcCCTTTTCCTAACCTCTTTCACTTTTATTTATTGACCTTTTTGTATTAAGCTTACGAAGGCCAAGGGGTTAGTCaattataacaaattaaaacgCGATTCTATGACTTTTAAAATGCTTTTCAcgttaagaaaaattaatcagGAATTAAATTTAATGCTCATTGCTTCGTTTAATAGTCATCCATGTTGTCAATCATTCAGCAACTACTTCAGCGCCAATGGAAAGTTAGAACGCGGCCTATCTTTAAGAAAGCATATACTCTAACCTATGGTTAATAAGGGTTTTAATATAAAAGATGACTATGTATTCTATAATTCTCCCATATTCGAAATTTATCGATAAACGATATATAAAGGatatgtttttcttatttaattagaatattttttccaaaaatattaatatattaatgataaaattttactattttataaatataattaaataattatcatatatccatatattaattaattatttatttatttttaaatatacttAATAAGATAAGTATCAATCCTTTAACAGCTAATTTTACCAAatgcaaaaaataataagagaaaattctagttctatttttaattttttttggttattgAAAAATCTGTGATTCAGCTCGATGATGCCATGCTTTGCAATGGTAATATTATTGAAActtaaatatgaataaaattcaTCCGGCCTAAGGAAGCAAGTAAATAGAAAATGAGATGGATTTTGGAGAAGTaagcaaattaaatttaaagtcAAAAGCCAACGGCTTGGCTATTAGCACTCATCTTTTATCTTATATTCAAAGCCTCAAGATTTGAAAGTCCCGTCGCCCATATGTGTATGACACAATTTGATGGGTCTCATTCAAAACAATTACTCACCAATATTATTCGTTGACTAGTCTTAATCGAAAACTCGTTTCTAGGGGAAAATTTGTTCGTGTACTCCATTtaatgattattttaattattcattCTTTTTAAAGACGAAAAAAATTAAGTGCTTTTAGatataaaacaaatattaatgctatttttgaaaaattataaataaattatgttaCAAAAGTATTAACTAAGTTGgaacattttcaaataaaatatctattgaaaaattatattgaaaaaattatatttgaaaaattatatttattgaaaataagaaaataaaagaggaGTCACGTCcattgagaaaaataaaaaaattatatctaTTTGAAATAGATAGGTGTAACTGTTTGACAGAAATACAAATTGTGTCTGTTGAGAATAATAGGCATCAAAGTTTATAAAAAGGACTTTTCTTTACCAACAAAACTTATAACAGAAAGTAATAAtgtctttcctttctttctcaaacattttctaagttttcttttatatcattttattgtagaaaaattttataaaaatttgaaaatcttGTTATACTCTGATGAGTGTTCAATCGATTGATTTCGTCAGTACAAAACGCTGTCAATTATTGAATTTCATTGTATCTTCGATGTTTATACACCAGTAACTGTTTTACACATTATAAGTGAAGACGAATAAAACTTTAAGGATAGTGACATTGATATACACCTCAATTTCTTCAATGTTCTAACattgaccaaataaaatctaaTTTAAACAATATATACAAAGtcaaaatatatacttatacactttttttcttttttggttagATAAATTTGgttagttttattttaatttttttattttgatttagaagAAGTGAAgattcaaattcaatttttcaaatacAATAATATATTTCAAACCCACATTTCTAAACCAAAGACaaaccaatcttttttttttttctgaaaagcTAAAGGcatatatatttaacaaaaaaaaatttcacttataaatttaaaactcatttcatttcttattaATATGAGATAAGTAATAAATTCACAcacttaattattaaattttaatttaataatgtaCCAAAGTACGTTAGGTTAGCCCTAAAAGTAAGCTTtactaattattaattttgggTTACTATATATTTCGAGTATAAGTAAACTCCATCCTATATAGTTTGCTAGGCATcgtattaattaaaatgatatcTTGTTCTAGCTTTGTTCCCACACTCTTAGCATAGCATCAACGGAAAAATTTACTTGATGAAAAGCATGCTCCCAAGGAGCCCTTTGCAATAATTATTAAGAAAGTTTGGAAAGGTAAATCAATTTCTATAATAGCACACAGAGCCTACTTGTGGTCctcataattaaatatttactgtttagaattgtcacgacccggaactcccatcgagtcCGTGACAACAGCCGCGAAACCTCGACAGACATTTTTTCCTCGAATGCCTTTCTAGatctcgcaaggcttttgtaccagttttttcattcctctctctttctttttttttgaataataaaataaaataaaaatattaattaaaataatctagtttaatgtaaaacaatatatatatatatatatatatttgaaacatcaa
It includes:
- the LOC18596139 gene encoding beta-fructofuranosidase, insoluble isoenzyme CWINV1, which gives rise to MLNMAHSFVGFCLFFALLFGHGVVELEASHHVYKNLQTDQSTASANQPYRTGYHFQPPKNWINDPNGPMVYKGLYHLFYQYNPKGAVWGNIVWAHSTSKDLVNWTPHDPAIYPSQPSDINGCWSGSATILPGGKPAILYTGIDPQDKQVQNLAMPKNLSDPYLREWIKSSKNPLMQPTAQNQINASSFRDPTTAWLGPDKKWRLIIGSKIHRQGLAILYKSEDFVHWIQAQSPLHSAKDTGMWECPDFFPVSVRGQNGVDTSVNGPFVKHVLKVSLDDTKHEYYTLGSYDTVKDIYTPDKGSVESDSGLRYDYGKFYASKTFFDTAKHRRILWGWINESSSVHDDVKKGWAGVQAIPRKLWLSKSGKQLVQWPIVEIQKLRSNHLRLPSKLLKGGSEIEVSGVTAAQADVDISFKVTDFEKAEVLKPSWTNPQLLCSQQGASVKGGLGPFGLLVLASEGLKENTAVFFRIFKGQNKYVVLMCSDQSRSSLNEDNDKTTYGAFLDVDPEHQYLSLRSLIDHSIVESFGGGGKACITARVYPTLAINNAAHLYVFNNGSEAVKIAELNAWSMKKAKLNLKD